From the Carassius carassius chromosome 45, fCarCar2.1, whole genome shotgun sequence genome, one window contains:
- the LOC132126927 gene encoding membrane-spanning 4-domains subfamily A member 12-like isoform X2, with protein MESSEVISTDKATVIIQVNPQVAQHGVISEDGQQTGGAYHNTALSAFIRAQPKALGTVQIMTGVMIFLFGIVRTIGYDYRFPVSIISGITFWGSLIYISAGSLSVSAQNKLHLCVVKGSLIMNVISAITAATAIVLMSIDIHLLMYECYSYEYSCTLKRTELGIVGILLVFSILQFIISIFISGFACKATSNIHSTVINVALNKGN; from the exons ATGGAGAGCAGCGAGGTCATATCAACTGACAAAGCTACAGTTATCATCCAAGTCAATCCACAGGTGGCACAGCATGGTGTTATTTCTGAGGATGGACAGCAGACCGGAGGAGCATATCACAATACAGCTCTCTCAGCATTTATCAGAGCACAACCAAAGGCACTGGGG ACTGTCCAGATAATGACTGGAGTGATGATTTTTCTATTTGGTATTGTACGCACCATTGGCTATGATTACCGTTTCCCTGTTTCTATTATTTCTGGCATAACCTTCTGGGGATCCCTTATT TACATCAGTGCTGGCTCGCTGTCTGTTTCTGCGCAGAATAAACTTCATCTGTGTGTG GTGAAAGGCTCTCTTATAATGAATGTGATCAGTGCCATAACTGCAGCGACCGCCATTGTTCTGATGAGCATAGACATTCACTTGTTAATGTATGAATGCTACAGTTATGAATACAGCTGCACATTGAAG AGAACTGAACTGGGGATCGTTGGAATATTGCTGGTGTTCTCCATCCTTCAGTTCATCATCTCCATCTTTATCTCAGGATTTGCCTGCAAAGCCACCAGCAACATCCACTCTACAGTGATAAATGTGGCACTAAACAAG GGAAACTGA
- the LOC132126927 gene encoding membrane-spanning 4-domains subfamily A member 12-like isoform X1, producing the protein MESSEVISTDKATVIIQVNPQVAQHGVISEDGQQTGGAYHNTALSAFIRAQPKALGTVQIMTGVMIFLFGIVRTIGYDYRFPVSIISGITFWGSLIYISAGSLSVSAQNKLHLCVVKGSLIMNVISAITAATAIVLMSIDIHLLMYECYSYEYSCTLKRTELGIVGILLVFSILQFIISIFISGFACKATSNIHSTVINVALNKVTRGN; encoded by the exons ATGGAGAGCAGCGAGGTCATATCAACTGACAAAGCTACAGTTATCATCCAAGTCAATCCACAGGTGGCACAGCATGGTGTTATTTCTGAGGATGGACAGCAGACCGGAGGAGCATATCACAATACAGCTCTCTCAGCATTTATCAGAGCACAACCAAAGGCACTGGGG ACTGTCCAGATAATGACTGGAGTGATGATTTTTCTATTTGGTATTGTACGCACCATTGGCTATGATTACCGTTTCCCTGTTTCTATTATTTCTGGCATAACCTTCTGGGGATCCCTTATT TACATCAGTGCTGGCTCGCTGTCTGTTTCTGCGCAGAATAAACTTCATCTGTGTGTG GTGAAAGGCTCTCTTATAATGAATGTGATCAGTGCCATAACTGCAGCGACCGCCATTGTTCTGATGAGCATAGACATTCACTTGTTAATGTATGAATGCTACAGTTATGAATACAGCTGCACATTGAAG AGAACTGAACTGGGGATCGTTGGAATATTGCTGGTGTTCTCCATCCTTCAGTTCATCATCTCCATCTTTATCTCAGGATTTGCCTGCAAAGCCACCAGCAACATCCACTCTACAGTGATAAATGTGGCACTAAACAAGGTCACCAGG GGAAACTGA
- the LOC132126927 gene encoding membrane-spanning 4-domains subfamily A member 12-like isoform X4 codes for MESSEVISTDKATVIIQVNPQVAQHGVISEDGQQTGGAYHNTALSAFIRAQPKALGTVQIMTGVMIFLFGIVRTIGYDYRFPVSIISGITFWGSLIYISAGSLSVSAQNKLHLCVVKGSLIMNVISAITAATAIVLMSIDIHLLMYECYSYEYSCTLKDLPAKPPATQTLQ; via the exons ATGGAGAGCAGCGAGGTCATATCAACTGACAAAGCTACAGTTATCATCCAAGTCAATCCACAGGTGGCACAGCATGGTGTTATTTCTGAGGATGGACAGCAGACCGGAGGAGCATATCACAATACAGCTCTCTCAGCATTTATCAGAGCACAACCAAAGGCACTGGGG ACTGTCCAGATAATGACTGGAGTGATGATTTTTCTATTTGGTATTGTACGCACCATTGGCTATGATTACCGTTTCCCTGTTTCTATTATTTCTGGCATAACCTTCTGGGGATCCCTTATT TACATCAGTGCTGGCTCGCTGTCTGTTTCTGCGCAGAATAAACTTCATCTGTGTGTG GTGAAAGGCTCTCTTATAATGAATGTGATCAGTGCCATAACTGCAGCGACCGCCATTGTTCTGATGAGCATAGACATTCACTTGTTAATGTATGAATGCTACAGTTATGAATACAGCTGCACATTGAAG GATTTGCCTGCAAAGCCACCAGCAACACAGACTCTACAGTGA
- the pmaip1 gene encoding phorbol-12-myristate-13-acetate-induced protein 1, protein MAKKEKAAVVECAQELRRIGDLLNWKYRLLELILTLQKLHTDGKS, encoded by the exons ATGGCGAAGAAAG AGAAAGCCGCTGTCGTCGAGTGCGCGCAGGAGCTGCGGAGAATCGGAGATCTGCTCAACTGGAAATACAGGTTGCTGGAGCTCATACTAACACTCCAGAAACTACACACGGATGGGAAAAGCTGA
- the LOC132126927 gene encoding membrane-spanning 4-domains subfamily A member 12-like isoform X3, which produces MESSEVISTDKATVIIQVNPQVAQHGVISEDGQQTGGAYHNTALSAFIRAQPKALGTVQIMTGVMIFLFGIVRTIGYDYRFPVSIISGITFWGSLIYISAGSLSVSAQNKLHLCVVKGSLIMNVISAITAATAIVLMSIDIHLLMYECYSYEYSCTLKDLPAKPPATSTLQ; this is translated from the exons ATGGAGAGCAGCGAGGTCATATCAACTGACAAAGCTACAGTTATCATCCAAGTCAATCCACAGGTGGCACAGCATGGTGTTATTTCTGAGGATGGACAGCAGACCGGAGGAGCATATCACAATACAGCTCTCTCAGCATTTATCAGAGCACAACCAAAGGCACTGGGG ACTGTCCAGATAATGACTGGAGTGATGATTTTTCTATTTGGTATTGTACGCACCATTGGCTATGATTACCGTTTCCCTGTTTCTATTATTTCTGGCATAACCTTCTGGGGATCCCTTATT TACATCAGTGCTGGCTCGCTGTCTGTTTCTGCGCAGAATAAACTTCATCTGTGTGTG GTGAAAGGCTCTCTTATAATGAATGTGATCAGTGCCATAACTGCAGCGACCGCCATTGTTCTGATGAGCATAGACATTCACTTGTTAATGTATGAATGCTACAGTTATGAATACAGCTGCACATTGAAG GATTTGCCTGCAAAGCCACCAGCAACATCCACTCTACAGTGA